A genomic window from Pyxidicoccus trucidator includes:
- a CDS encoding class I SAM-dependent methyltransferase, with protein MSAPSSAESPSLAQSLHFWARNASNESALLQASLRLGLFDALPVEGSGEPVTVARLAETAGASARGVRSLLELLVCLGFARMDDARHFSLAPATAALLKDPAFRARLEAELPWWAPLGLLDEAVKRGEPVEHGGRPWDVLGHYRALLLDAPQASSPGAEDFFDRFARSAARTQLLISAGRLGVLELLAASPRTLPELGAATYLTTTGLRVLVEGLAKLGLAREEGGAWGLSAEARQLLEGKALAYLVRSLSVSAQYWEALGRLDETVRHERFVLDLKDPEVSRRFYADNSNQITAVFASHFQLSRRAAATLAQARPLEGASVLDIGTGSGVWGAAFARATPTTHVTYFDQAVVLEQVRRNTESLKVADRARFWPGDLFTQDFGAGAFDVIILPQVLNVLRPEDLPGIFARVARALRPDGVLLIAEYVLNERRDGPLDHLYFGLRRFMTNEGDLLSASEYGSLLSDVGLTQSVCIPLPTQEMLLAARPGVALPTQLAPADSVPRQESPRRA; from the coding sequence ATGTCCGCCCCCTCCAGCGCCGAGTCCCCCTCCCTGGCGCAGTCGCTCCACTTCTGGGCCCGCAACGCCTCCAACGAGTCGGCCCTGCTCCAGGCTTCACTGCGCCTGGGCCTCTTCGACGCACTCCCCGTGGAAGGAAGCGGCGAGCCGGTGACGGTGGCGCGGCTGGCGGAGACAGCAGGAGCCTCCGCACGCGGAGTCCGCTCCCTGCTGGAGCTGCTCGTCTGCCTGGGCTTCGCGCGGATGGACGACGCCCGCCACTTCAGCCTCGCGCCGGCCACCGCCGCCCTGCTGAAGGACCCGGCCTTCCGAGCGCGCCTCGAGGCGGAGCTGCCCTGGTGGGCCCCGCTCGGCCTGCTGGACGAGGCGGTGAAGCGGGGTGAGCCGGTGGAGCACGGCGGGCGCCCCTGGGACGTGCTGGGCCACTACCGCGCCCTCCTGCTGGACGCCCCCCAGGCCTCCTCCCCCGGAGCCGAGGACTTCTTCGACCGCTTCGCCCGGAGCGCGGCGCGCACCCAGCTCCTCATCAGCGCGGGCCGGCTGGGCGTGCTGGAGCTGCTCGCCGCGTCACCGCGCACGCTGCCCGAGCTGGGCGCGGCCACGTACCTGACCACCACGGGCCTGCGAGTCCTGGTGGAAGGACTCGCGAAGCTCGGCCTCGCCCGTGAGGAAGGCGGAGCCTGGGGCCTGTCCGCGGAGGCGCGACAGCTCCTGGAAGGCAAGGCGCTGGCGTACCTCGTCCGCTCACTGTCCGTGTCCGCGCAGTACTGGGAGGCGCTGGGCCGGCTGGACGAGACGGTGCGCCACGAGCGCTTCGTATTGGACTTGAAGGACCCGGAGGTGAGCCGCCGCTTCTACGCGGACAACTCCAACCAGATTACCGCCGTGTTCGCCTCGCACTTCCAGCTCAGCCGGCGGGCGGCGGCCACGCTCGCGCAGGCACGTCCGCTGGAGGGCGCTTCGGTGCTGGACATCGGCACCGGCTCCGGAGTGTGGGGCGCGGCCTTCGCGCGTGCGACGCCCACCACGCACGTCACCTACTTCGACCAGGCGGTGGTGCTGGAGCAGGTGCGCCGCAACACGGAGAGCCTCAAGGTGGCGGACCGGGCGCGCTTCTGGCCCGGTGACTTGTTCACCCAGGACTTCGGCGCCGGGGCCTTCGACGTCATCATCCTGCCGCAGGTGCTCAACGTGCTGCGCCCGGAGGACCTGCCCGGCATCTTCGCCCGCGTGGCGCGCGCTCTCCGGCCGGACGGCGTGCTGCTCATCGCCGAGTACGTGCTGAACGAGCGCCGCGACGGCCCGCTGGACCACCTCTACTTCGGGCTGCGGCGCTTCATGACCAACGAGGGGGACCTGCTGTCCGCCTCCGAGTACGGAAGCCTGCTGTCGGACGTGGGCCTCACCCAATCCGTCTGCATCCCCCTGCCCACGCAGGAGATGCTCCTCGCCGCGCGCCCGGGGGTGGCACTTCCGACCCAGCTGGCCCCGGCGGACAGCGTGCCGCGTCAAGAGTCGCCGCGCCGCGCGTGA
- a CDS encoding fatty acid desaturase family protein has protein sequence MRAVPQVDSPGLPSQGTAPEAGVRPDSIAARLRARYARHVVSLGYEPQSLPTAVGHLGVHVALGVVAALATVALTRWQPVVGWALYPLAAFFIGTRFRALGNMLHEACHGMLVRGKRRNRILGHLLAIIDLTALEPYTREHFTHHLHLGDPVKDLDFVPRSRFGFADPSRPFLRHHLLRPLLLLHLPSFLRPVFFHRTDPWRVTLVRWTFLAGLVALAHWGIGWKAFLLFYALPYLLPYQVIRYWSDAVDHAGIIGSEDEFHRSRNHILSWAPLNPVLFPRHDVYHLTHHLFPAVPTAHQGHVHALLMHDADYAAREHSFSALWRAR, from the coding sequence ATGCGCGCCGTGCCCCAGGTGGACAGCCCCGGCCTCCCCAGCCAAGGCACCGCGCCCGAGGCCGGAGTGCGTCCGGACTCCATCGCCGCGCGGCTGCGGGCCCGGTACGCGCGCCACGTCGTCTCCCTCGGCTACGAGCCCCAGTCGCTGCCCACCGCGGTGGGCCACCTGGGAGTGCACGTCGCCCTCGGGGTGGTGGCCGCGCTGGCCACCGTCGCGCTGACGCGGTGGCAGCCGGTGGTGGGCTGGGCGCTGTACCCGCTGGCGGCCTTCTTCATCGGCACCCGCTTCCGCGCGCTCGGCAACATGCTGCACGAGGCCTGTCACGGCATGCTCGTGCGCGGCAAGCGCCGCAACCGCATCCTCGGGCACCTGCTGGCCATCATCGACCTCACCGCGCTGGAGCCCTACACGCGCGAGCACTTCACCCACCACCTGCACCTGGGTGACCCGGTGAAGGACCTGGACTTCGTGCCCCGCAGCCGCTTCGGCTTCGCGGACCCGAGCCGTCCCTTCCTGCGTCACCACCTGCTGCGGCCGCTGCTGCTGCTCCACCTGCCCTCCTTCCTGCGGCCGGTGTTCTTCCACCGCACGGACCCCTGGCGGGTGACGCTGGTGCGGTGGACGTTCCTCGCGGGGCTGGTGGCGCTGGCCCACTGGGGCATCGGCTGGAAGGCCTTCCTCCTCTTCTACGCCCTGCCCTACCTGCTGCCCTACCAGGTCATCCGCTACTGGTCGGACGCGGTGGACCACGCGGGCATCATCGGCTCCGAGGACGAGTTCCACCGCTCGCGCAACCACATCCTCTCGTGGGCGCCGCTCAACCCGGTGCTCTTCCCCCGGCACGACGTCTACCACCTGACGCACCACCTGTTCCCGGCGGTGCCCACCGCGCACCAGGGCCACGTGCACGCGCTGCTGATGCATGACGCGGACTACGCCGCGCGCGAGCACTCCTTCAGCGCGCTGTGGCGCGCTCGATAG
- a CDS encoding pyridoxal phosphate-dependent aminotransferase: MDPLRTFFMEDYLEGSRFTARYNLGESGGRPVTVGELLGGSGVSPERAADVFLSTPLNDSPNWGRADLRDSVAAMHPGATRDNVLITTGTSEALLLLFRQLRPRRVALAWPAFQLLYELPMQQGAEVVRLPVRWDARGVPSVDTAEWLERLERERPEVVILNTPHNPTGLVLEPALLDAVARWAEAAGATVVGDEHYRFLSSDTQVLGATVYRPGSRTFVTGSFIKCLGCPGLRIGWCVGDTAVLAGMQNEKNYTTHTVNPVTEWIAHEVLKELDSPALRLARDGWRRNRATLSAFLERSRGVYGAAPSGGLVTCIGLRGVTDAEGNEARLAALSAAGVFVLPLSAMEVGELDGTHPLERGYGFRLGLGMAPERFAEALEAIERATAR; the protein is encoded by the coding sequence ATGGACCCGCTGCGTACCTTCTTCATGGAAGACTACCTGGAGGGCTCGCGCTTCACGGCCCGCTACAACCTGGGTGAGTCCGGTGGCCGTCCCGTCACGGTGGGGGAGCTGCTCGGCGGCTCGGGCGTGAGCCCCGAGCGGGCCGCGGACGTCTTCCTCTCCACGCCGCTGAACGATAGCCCCAACTGGGGGCGCGCGGACCTGCGGGACTCGGTGGCGGCCATGCACCCGGGCGCCACGCGCGACAACGTCCTCATCACCACCGGCACCAGCGAGGCGCTGCTGCTGCTCTTCCGCCAGCTCCGCCCGCGCCGGGTGGCCCTGGCGTGGCCCGCCTTCCAGCTCCTCTATGAGCTGCCCATGCAGCAGGGCGCCGAGGTGGTCCGCCTGCCCGTGCGCTGGGACGCGCGCGGCGTGCCCTCCGTCGACACGGCCGAGTGGCTGGAGCGGCTGGAGCGCGAGCGCCCCGAGGTCGTCATCCTCAACACGCCCCACAACCCCACGGGCCTGGTGCTGGAGCCGGCCCTGCTGGACGCGGTGGCCCGCTGGGCGGAGGCCGCCGGTGCCACCGTGGTGGGGGATGAGCACTACCGCTTCCTGTCGTCGGACACGCAGGTGCTGGGCGCCACGGTGTACCGGCCGGGCTCGCGCACCTTCGTCACCGGCTCGTTCATCAAGTGCCTGGGCTGCCCGGGACTGCGCATCGGCTGGTGCGTGGGCGACACGGCCGTGCTGGCCGGCATGCAGAACGAGAAGAACTACACCACGCACACCGTGAACCCCGTCACCGAGTGGATTGCCCACGAGGTGCTCAAGGAGTTGGACAGCCCCGCGCTGCGCCTCGCCCGGGACGGGTGGCGGCGCAACCGCGCCACGCTGAGCGCCTTCCTGGAGCGCTCGCGCGGCGTGTACGGCGCGGCGCCCTCCGGAGGACTCGTCACCTGCATCGGCCTGCGCGGTGTCACCGATGCGGAGGGGAATGAGGCGCGGCTGGCGGCGCTCTCGGCGGCGGGCGTGTTCGTGCTGCCGTTGAGCGCCATGGAGGTGGGCGAGCTCGACGGCACGCACCCGCTGGAGCGGGGGTACGGCTTCCGGCTGGGCCTGGGCATGGCCCCGGAGCGCTTCGCGGAGGCGCTGGAGGCTATCGAGCGCGCCACAGCGCGCTGA